The region AGCTTGGGAGCCAGACTTCGATGTCATAGCACTTACATGCAGAGAATCCAATGTCGCCAGTGCAGAGAGTAACCACATGATAAGGAAGACCCAGAAGCTGAAGGATCTTCTCGGCTTCCTGAACCATAGACTCAAGTTGATTCATGGAATCCTCAGGCTTTGCAAACTTAACCATCTCTACCTTGTCAAACTGGTGAACGCGGATGATACCACGAGTGTCTCGACCAGCTGAACCTGCCTCCTCGCGGAAACATGGAGTGAACGCGGTATAGAGCAAAGGAAGCTGAGATGCATCCAGAATTTCATCACGGTGAATGTTAGTGAGCTGAACCTCAGCAGTTGGAATGAGGTAAAGGTCAGGCTGAACGTGATACAAATCTTCCTCAAACTTTGGAAGCTGACCAGTGCCATAGAGTGAATCCTGGTTAGTAATGACTGGTGGCCACCACTCTTTGAAGCCTGCCTGATTATGCGTATCAATCATGAAGTTAATAAGCGCACGTTCCATACGAGCGCCCATACCACCAAGAAGGTAGAAACGAGTTCCTGCAAGTTTTACACCACGATCAAAGTCAATCATGCCCAGTTCAGGACCAAGGTCCCAGTGTGCTTTTGGCTCAAAGTCAAACTGAGTTGGCTCTCCCCACTTGCGAACCTCTGGATTATCAGAGTCGTCTTTGCCATAAGGAACAGATGCGTCAGGAATGTTTGGAATAGCTGCAACAAGGGCTGTGAGCTCCTCCTCAACCTCACCGCGACGCTGGTCAAGCCTAGCAATGTGATCTTTGTTAGCTGCTACCTGCTCCTTAGCTGCCTCAGCCTCTTCCTTCTTGCCCTCACGCATAAGAAGGCCAATCTGCTTAGAAACAGCATTGCGCTCTGCCTGAAGCGTCTCTACCTCACTAATTACGCTTCTACGTTCCTCATCAAGCTCAAAGAACTTCTCGCGATCCCAATGGGCGTTTTGCCTAGACTCGCAAGCCTTATCTACGAGGTCAGGATTCTCGCGCACAAATTTGATATCAAGCATGCAGCTTCTCCTTGAATCAACACTTTTTGGCAGTGCATTCTTTCTTATAGCCTACCAAGTATATACTTGTATTTAGATTCTTAACCCTTCACATGTTCTGGAGTAGGATTATGGACGCAATTAACTCGTTTATTAGTTGGCTTTTTGGCGATAAGACTGGTGCATTATTCCTTGTGCTTGGTGGAATTTTGCTCTTTTTAGTTATTTCTTTTGTGCTTGAGCGCAAAACAAAAAAGATGTATTTCAACCACAAAAAAACTGATGAAGATTGGGATCTCTTTGGAGATGACTCCGAAGAGGGCTGGTCTGACTTTGAGGAAGACAATAAATAAGCAACAAAAAAGCCCCGTTAAGGGACTTTTTTAAATGCAAATGGTGCGGGCGAAGGGACTTGAACCCCCATGAACTTGCGTTCATACGGACCTGAACCGTACGCGTCTGCCAATTCCGCCACACCCGCGTGCTAGGGAATAATACTACAACATTTTGTTTTCTTCTAATGGAAAAACAATAGATATATAAGAAAATTCTTTTCAGCGGTAGAATATAAGAAGTCACGGCCGACAAACACACTTTAAACACAGGAGGTTGCCGTGAGTGACTCGCGGTCACAGACCACGCAGACCACATATATACATGCACCTTCTGCTCAGCAGACAACTTTTGCGGCTGAGCCGGAAGTTTTGCTGGATCGATATCGCGTTCTTGCCCGTAGAGGTAATGGAGGCTTTGGTACTGTTTGTACCTGCTGGGATACTCGCTTGCAGAGGCGTGTAGCTATCAAACGCATGCCACTTTTAGGTGCTTCCGAAACTCCTGGTGTGCTGGCCTCTACGGTTGATGAAGCGCTCGCAGAGGCGCGAACTGCCTGCTTATTAGCACACCCCAACATTGTGACCGTTCATGACTTTGAAATTGAAGGTAATTACGCCTACCTAGTTATGGAGTTTGTAGACGGTCTCAACCTATCTGAGCTCCTAGCTCGTGTTGAAGGCGGCTATCTTACCTACGCTGAAGCTGCTCACATGGTCTCTTCACTTGCCAAGGCGCTCCAGTACGCCCACGATAACGGCGTTCTTCACCTGGATATCAAGCCAACTAACATTATGATTGACCGTCAAGGTACCGTAAAACTTGCCGATTTTGGTATGGCAACGCTTGCTTCGGCTGCTGGTTATGGTGGTGCTCGAGGCGGCACGGTAGGCTACATGCCTCCTGAGCAAGTTGAAGGCATGCTTGTTGACGAACGTGCTGATATTTTCTCGCTTGCTGTTGTTTTGAGACAGGCCCTTACAGGATCTAATGTATTCTCAGGCAGAACTGCAAAGGAATCGCTTGATCGTATATACAAAGGTCCAAAGATTCCTCTGTTAAAAGAAGATCCTGAAGTTCCGTTTGCTGTAGATGCGGCCTTGACGCAAGCACTTTCTCCTGAGCCATCTCTGCGACAGGGCAGTATTTCTGAATTCGCGCAAGAAATTGTGACTCCTCTTGGCAACGAAAAACAGGGCGAGAAAAGCCTCAAAGCCTTAGTAGAACAATCAGAAGAAGAGACCGAGACCTGGGATGTCAAGCATCTTCCTCTTTCAATTCGTTTCCCCTGGCTGCCCTCAGTTGCTGTGCGTGGTACATCTGCACTGGTCACCGGCGTTCTTCTCGCCCAATTGTTTCAGTTTATTGAACCAGATTCACTCATATTTATTGTCGTGGGCTCCCTTGTGGGAGCAGCAATCGCCGCTCTTTGGACACCCTTAGGATCCGCGCTTGTCATTGCGTGTACAGCGTACGCTCTAGCGAGCATTAGTCCTACCAGCACTTCATTCCCATTTGCAACGCTTGTAACCTTAGTGAGCGTTATCTGGTGGGCATTTGCGGGAAGAGCCTCAAAACTCAGCAGTATTAACTGCTTGCTAGGTGCGTTATTACCTACTCCTGTTTCGGCACCAGCTCTTGCCTCTGCTACTATGCGACCTTTGCCTGCGGTTTTGACAGGAGCCTTCAGCTATCTCTTTGGAACTCTGCTTATTAAAGGCATGTCTTTTGGATTTGCTGCAACACCTCTTGCCTATGACTACACCTCACTAGCCGCAGGTCTTCCTTTCTGGATCCGTTTTGGAACATGCGCACTATCTGCTCTTTTAGGCTCACTGATAAGTCAAAAAAGACGTCGCGGATGGATGATTTTTGGACAAATTGTCTGCGCTACAGTACTTTCAGGTGGCTTTATATGGGCAGCTTGGATGGAGAATCCCAATTTTTGGGTAGTTGAAAGTATAGTTTCAGTACTAATTACGGTATTCTTATGTGTGTTTGTATGTATTGCAATTGTCCTGATAGGTCCACTTCAAGCGGATCAGGAAGGCGAGGAATTAAATGAGCTTTCTTAGTGACTTTGAAAACCGTATTGGTTCGGTCTTTGGTGCCGCACCTCAAGGATATGCAGAGCCCTTCTCTTTTAAGAAGCTAGCCAAACGTGCAGCTAAAGAGATGGAACGTGAGACCTATGAAATCGACGGTGTAGACACTGCACCTGCCTTGTATACCGTTTTAGTTGCTCCTCAAGATGATTCACTGATGCGTCCTCTTTATGCTGATCTAACTGCAGAGATTTCTAACTTTGTGGCTACTCAGGCTCAGCAAAAAGATTATGTGTTTGTAGGTCAACCTCTTGTTCGTTTTATGGTTGATCCTTCTCTAAAACCTGGAAAATTTGCCGTCTTTGCAGAAAATGTTGATGGCAATACTCTTGACCAGCTGCGTAATGAAGAGCGTGCTTTCTTGGGCGGAAACTCCAGTGTTGGAGGAGCTGCGGCACAGATGCCTCAACAACACAATTCCCGCGCTACTGTTCGACCAGAATCACAGCCAGAGCCAGATCCGTTGTCTGTAGTTCGACCTGTTTCTGCAGATAATGCAACGCCAGAGGTGTTGGGTGATCTTGCTGGTACAGATGCCGGTCTTGCGGTAATGCCACCAGATTTTGTTGAGGCTCAAGGTGCAATTCCTGTTGTTTCTGCAGCTGAATCCACCCCTATGCCTGTTCTTCCTAGCTCAAATGAACTTCCAGACCTTCCAGTAAACGGTGCTATCCCAACAGCAGCTCCCGTTCCTATG is a window of Lancefieldella parvula DSM 20469 DNA encoding:
- a CDS encoding DUF6724 family protein; amino-acid sequence: MDAINSFISWLFGDKTGALFLVLGGILLFLVISFVLERKTKKMYFNHKKTDEDWDLFGDDSEEGWSDFEEDNK
- a CDS encoding serine/threonine-protein kinase; its protein translation is MSDSRSQTTQTTYIHAPSAQQTTFAAEPEVLLDRYRVLARRGNGGFGTVCTCWDTRLQRRVAIKRMPLLGASETPGVLASTVDEALAEARTACLLAHPNIVTVHDFEIEGNYAYLVMEFVDGLNLSELLARVEGGYLTYAEAAHMVSSLAKALQYAHDNGVLHLDIKPTNIMIDRQGTVKLADFGMATLASAAGYGGARGGTVGYMPPEQVEGMLVDERADIFSLAVVLRQALTGSNVFSGRTAKESLDRIYKGPKIPLLKEDPEVPFAVDAALTQALSPEPSLRQGSISEFAQEIVTPLGNEKQGEKSLKALVEQSEEETETWDVKHLPLSIRFPWLPSVAVRGTSALVTGVLLAQLFQFIEPDSLIFIVVGSLVGAAIAALWTPLGSALVIACTAYALASISPTSTSFPFATLVTLVSVIWWAFAGRASKLSSINCLLGALLPTPVSAPALASATMRPLPAVLTGAFSYLFGTLLIKGMSFGFAATPLAYDYTSLAAGLPFWIRFGTCALSALLGSLISQKRRRGWMIFGQIVCATVLSGGFIWAAWMENPNFWVVESIVSVLITVFLCVFVCIAIVLIGPLQADQEGEELNELS
- the serS gene encoding serine--tRNA ligase, translating into MLDIKFVRENPDLVDKACESRQNAHWDREKFFELDEERRSVISEVETLQAERNAVSKQIGLLMREGKKEEAEAAKEQVAANKDHIARLDQRRGEVEEELTALVAAIPNIPDASVPYGKDDSDNPEVRKWGEPTQFDFEPKAHWDLGPELGMIDFDRGVKLAGTRFYLLGGMGARMERALINFMIDTHNQAGFKEWWPPVITNQDSLYGTGQLPKFEEDLYHVQPDLYLIPTAEVQLTNIHRDEILDASQLPLLYTAFTPCFREEAGSAGRDTRGIIRVHQFDKVEMVKFAKPEDSMNQLESMVQEAEKILQLLGLPYHVVTLCTGDIGFSACKCYDIEVWLPSYNAYKEISSCSNCWDFQARRANIRYKDPAEFKGTRLVHTLNGSGLAVGRTMAAIMENYQNADGSVTVPEVLRPYMGGIEVIRPE
- a CDS encoding FhaA domain-containing protein, which produces MSFLSDFENRIGSVFGAAPQGYAEPFSFKKLAKRAAKEMERETYEIDGVDTAPALYTVLVAPQDDSLMRPLYADLTAEISNFVATQAQQKDYVFVGQPLVRFMVDPSLKPGKFAVFAENVDGNTLDQLRNEERAFLGGNSSVGGAAAQMPQQHNSRATVRPESQPEPDPLSVVRPVSADNATPEVLGDLAGTDAGLAVMPPDFVEAQGAIPVVSAAESTPMPVLPSSNELPDLPVNGAIPTAAPVPMTQRRITPSLDAQLNGIGGRSSRNLQGTPRANMDAICILIDRQSGRSYRVEAPRAIIGRERSQADIVLRDPNVSRRHAEMTYDGHDWHIADLHSTNGTLVNDIDVDEVILRDGDLITIGLMDLQFREN